The segment TTTTGTTACACCTGTTTATTGGTATTCGTATAGTGCTCAACTTAAGCTAGCTATTGATAAGTTCTATCCTTTTGTTAAAGATAATAGTCCAGCAAAATTAAAAGTTAAGGAATGTTATTTAATAAGTTGTTGTCATGATGATAATAAGGATACATTTTTAGGTTTAGTTAATACTTTTAATGAGACAAATAAATATATGAATTGGCAATCAAAAGACATGTTATTAATAAATAATCTATCTAAAGAAAACGATGCAAAAAATCATCCTTCGCTTAAAGATGCATATAATATGGGAAAAAGAGTTTAGTTATATTAATAATCTGTAAAATAAAATGATATTTCTATTATTTTATTTACAGATTTTTTTATTTGACTTGTATTTTTTAAAAATAATTAATAATTTGTTAAATTATTTTTGTAGATTGTTTGTAAAAAAAATACTACCATGTTAAATGTGTTATAATTGTATTTGAAAGGATGATAGTATGAATTTAACATTAATTATGATTGTGATTGTAGTAGGGATACTAGCATCTATATATATAAATCACTTTTTTCCATATTTCTCATTACCATTAATTCAAATATTTTTAGGATTTATTATTGGTATAAGTGCAATTGGAGGTAATATTTCAATTGATTCAGATTTAATAATGATTTTAGTTATTGTCCCATTGTTATATTATGAATCAAAAAATGCTAATACAAAGAAATATTATGAACAACGAACAGATATTTTTTGGTATGCATTCCCAATAGTTTTAATAACTGTAGTTTTTCTTGGTTTCTATTTCAACTATACAGTTCCAATTTTGCCAATCGCAAGTTGTTTTGCATTAGCTGCTGCTTTATCACCAACAGATGCGGTTACAGTTACTTCTTTATCTAAAAGAGTAGTTTTATCTGAAAAAAATAAAATACTTTTAGAGGCTGAGGGATTAATGAATGATGCTTCTGGTATCACAGCATTTCAATTAGCAAGCCTTGCATTAGTTTCTGGAACATTTTCATTTTCATTAACTATCCAAAAATTGCTGTATATTGCTATTGGTGGAGTAATATTTGGTTTTATAATTAGCTGGATTAAAAATAGATTAGTAAACTTCCTTAGAAAACATGGTATTGATGATATTAACTTTTATTTAATTATTGATTTTATCTTGCCATTTATTACATATTTAGTTGCTTCTTATTTTAATACTTCAGGAGTGTTGGCAGTTGTTGTGGTAGGGTTACTTGAAGCAATTAAGTTAAATAGTAATTCATTATTTGAAGCAAAATTAGATTCTGTTTCAAAAACAACATGGGATGTTATTGAGACAATTTTAAGTTCACTAGTATTTATATACTTAGGATTACAACTTCCATCTATCTTTAATCAAGCTACTATGATGTATGGAAATGTCTTTGAATTAATTGGCATTATTATTTTATCAACAATAGTTTTATTTTTATTGCGATTTGTTTTATTAGTTGGTTATCGTTTAATAAAAACTAAATTTAAAGAAAAGATAAATTTAAAGGAACAATTAATTTTAACTATATCTGGTGTAAAGGGTACAGTAACTTTAGCAACCATTTCATCACTTCCTTATGTTCTTGGTAATAATGAAGTATTTTCTGAACGTTATTTATTAATCTTTATTGCTGCTGGTGTAATTGTTTGTTCAATTATTTGTGCTGTTGTATTTTTACCAATGTTACTTGAGCAAAAAGAAGAAGAAAAAGATAATGATTTAGATGTATTAATTGCAAAAGAGGTTATTGCTCAATTAAAACTAGAGAAAAATAAAACAAATACTAAAGAAATTAATGCAGTTATTAAGACATATCAAGATCGTATTAGACGAGTTGCTCGTGATAATAATACTTTAACATTTAAACAACAAAAGCGTATTGATAAAAATATTTTACATATTACTTTAGATATCGAATATGATGAATCAGACAGATTGTTAAAAAATGGTGAGATAACGCAAGAAGAACATGATAATTATCATAAAATGTTATCAATATTTTTAAGAAGGTCAAAAAAAGCTGGTTCTTATCGATTAAGTCCTCGTCATATTTATTTTAGATTGATTGTGCCAAGAAGAAGACGAAATAAAATTAATGAGATTCAAAGCTTAGAAAACTTCGAACAACAAAAGACTATTATGAAAGAAATTTTTATTCATAATAGAATGCTTGTTATTGAAAAAATTAAAAATATGGAAACTGAAGAAAATAAGGAATATATTAAATTTAAAGTAAAAGAAGAAGAAAAATTAATTGATATATTTGATAACACTGAAAGAGTAGCACCTAGCTTAGTCAATATTAATCCAAATTATACAAATGAAATGGAAAAAGCATTTCAATTTGAAAGAAATATTATTCAAAAACATTTTGAAAATGGTGATATTGATCGTGAAAAAACAGTTGAACTTAAACAAAATGTTAATGTTTTAGAAGAATATTACTTAATGGATACTGATAGTAACTTATCATATTATTTTTTAAGAAGTTTTATGCAAAAAACAGTTAATAATCAATAGAATAAAATAAAAAGTAATCTTGGAGGTAATACAATGAAAAAGACAATTGTAGTAATTGGTGGAGTTGCTTTAGGAGCAAGTAGTGCAGCAAGGTTAAGAAGATTAAGTGAAGAGTCTAATATTATTCTTTTAGAAAAAGATGAGCATATTTCGTTTGCTAATTGTGGTTTGCCATATCATATAGGTGATATTATTACAGATAGAGATTTGCTATTAATTCAAACAAAAGAAAGTATGAAAGAAAGATATAATATTGATGTTAGAAATTATACTGAAGCCATAAAAATTGATCGTGATAAAAAAGTTGTTATTGTAGATGATAAAGTTAACAATCAAGAATATAGTATTGAATATGATAAATTGATTATAGCAAGTGGTGCTAAACCTATTATTCCAAATATTGTTGGTATTAATGATGCAAGTAATGTTTTTTCATTAAGAAATATTAGTGATATGGATAAAATTAAAGAATACATAAAAGTAAATAAAGTTAAAACTGCTAGTATTGTTGGGGCTGGTTTTATTGGTCTTGAAATGGCTGAAAACTTAACTCATTTAGGTGTTAAAGCAACAGTATTAGATTTAGCTAGTCAAGTAATGAAACAATTTGATTGTGATATTGCTGATTGTATTGAAAATAAAATGAGTGAAAATGGTGTTTTATTTAAACTAGAGACATCTATTAAAGAGTTTAAAAATAATGGTAAACAATTACTTTTAACAAATAATGAAACTATTGATTCAGATATTACAATAATGGCAATTGGTGTTAAACCTGAAATAAAATTAGCACAAGATGCAGGATTAGAAATTGGAAGTACAGGTGGAATAAAAGTTAATGATTATTTACAAACTTCTGATCCTGATATTTTTGCAGGTGGAGATGCTGTTGAGATTAAAAATATTATTACAAATAATCCAACATATCTTCCTTTAGCAGGACCTGCCAATCGACAAGGTAGATTGATTGCTGATTTTATTAATGATATTAAAACACCATATGATGGTGTAATCGGTTCTGCTGTTATTAAAATTTTTGATTATGTTGCTGCAACAACTGGTTTAAATGAAACTATAGCTAAAAATGCTGGATATAATGCAAAATCAATCCATGTTCATCGTGGTAATCATGCAAGTTATTATCCAAATTCTACTCCATTGTTATTAAAGCTGGTATTTGATGAAGATACAAGAAAAGTTTTAGGTGCTCAAGCATTTGGAAAAGATGGAACTGAAAAAAGAATTGATGTAATTGCTACTACAATTAAATTTAATGGTAGTGTTGATGATTTGGCAAGCTTAGAATTATGTTATGCACCACCATTTTCTAGCCCAAAAGATCCTGTCAATATTGCTGGCTATGTAGCAAGTAATGTGCTTAATAAATTGTATATACCTTTTTATGTTAATGAAATTGATTCATTAATAGAAAAGGGTGTTCAAATGATAGATGTAAGAAGTGATGAAGAATATAGTATTTCAAAATTAAAAAATATCAAGCATCTACCAATTGATGAATTGCGTAATAAAATTAATGAAATAGATTTTTCAAAAGATATTTATTTATTATGTTATGTTGGTCAAAGAGGATATTTGGCTGCTAGAATTTTAAAAGAATTAGGTTTTAAGAAAAAAATCTATAATTTAAGTGGTGGCTATAAATTATATGAAGATACTTTAAAAACAAGATAGGAATAAGTGAGGGATAATGATGAAAAAAGGACGTATATTTGCAATTGTACTAATTATTATATTAGCTATTGCTTGTGCATTTGTTTTCTACAATCAAAATAATAATGTAAAAGCTAATTGTTTTGATACCAAACAAGAACTTGATAAGGATAATGAAATTAATAATATTATTAATGATTATACTTTAGAAAATAAGTTAGATTTATTTTTCTATAATTCAAATACTTATAAAGATAATTTTGAAACAAAATCTTTTATAAAGTGGTTTGAAGAAGATGATATAACACAAACAACAGATTATATTACTAGAGTTATTTTAATTCATGGTAATAAAGAGCTTGATGAACAAGTTATTCGTTTTAAAGTTGATATGAATAATGAAGTAATTGACTACACTCATATTTTAGGATTACAAGACGAAGTAATTGATACGAGTATTGATAAAAAGTATTATGATAATTTTAAAAATAATAATTGCGACATTCAAAAATAATTAAATTAATATAATAAAAACCCCATTAGTTTTTAAAACTTTTGGGGTTTAATTTACTTTTCTTTTTGTAACACATTAATTATTTCACCAATATATGAAGTATGATAATCTTTGTATGGATAATTATTTTCGATAGTTTCATCGTACATAAAGGAACTTTCTACCATGTTTTGTACGTATAATTTTTTACAAATTAAAACTAATTTTGCCTCGTTAAAATAGGGAATATTATTACTATTTATTAGTGTTAGTGAGCTTTTTGAAATTTTGTCTTCATTTTTTCCTGAAACAGTTCCAAGATAAGTTAAATCTTCACGAAATTCTTTGTCAAAAAATGAAACTGTAAAGTAATCAGAATTATCAACAAACTCTTTTGTATATCTTGAAGGTCTAATAAATACTTGTGCGACAGGTTTATGCCACATAATTCCAACAAACCCCCAAGAAGCAGTCATTGTATTCGCTTTATTATTATAACTTGCACTAACTAATGCCCAATCATCATGAAATAATTTAAAAATATTTTCATTGATTTCATTTGGGCTAACTTCTCTAAATGTCATTGATATCACTCCTTTGATTTTATTATAACATTACTTTTATAAAAAAAACTATTTTTATGAAAATTATATACTATCATTTTTAGATATGGTATAATTTAACATGTATATTTGCAAGAAAACTACACTGATTAGACATTTTTAAGTGTTATGAGTGTGTTATAATTTTTAAGAGTGAGGTGCATAGGATGGCAACAGAAAGACCACAAAAAAAATCAACTAATTCGCAAACCATCATAAAAAATAAAAGAGATGCGAAAAGTAGTTTGATTGGAAAAGTTAATTCTGAAGATAATAAAAAAACTATTCCAAATGAAAAAACAAAAACTTCGCTTGCTGATAAAGTAAATAAATCTGAAGCAAGTAGACCAGAAGTAAAAAAAGTTGAAACGCCTAAAAATAATGCTTCTTCAAATGTTAAGAAGAAGGTAGAAACAAATAAAAAAGAAAATAAAAGTAAAAAGAAAAGACAAGGTAAATTCTATAATTCATTTTTCTTTAAATTATCATTTATTGGTAGAATGATGTTAGTTATTATGATTGTTGGTGTTTTAATTCTAAGTGTATTAGGAGTTAATGCATTAATGCATAAAGGTAAAGTTGTTTTAGGAAGTAGACAAGAACCTGTGCTTGTTATTAGCAATGATGATGTTTCTAAGGTTAAAAGTGCTGTTGAGAGTGCTGTAAGTGGAGCTGATAAGATTTCGGTTGATTATGCTGCTTATCGTTTAGTTATAGTTGCTGATTTAAATGATTCATCTACTGTTAATGATGGAAAAGATGCTAATAAGAAAATCTATAATGCTGTTAATAGTGTTTTACCAATTAGTAAGTATTTTGATAGTAAAGATAAATTAAATAATGATTTATATATTTATTCATCAGATACTGTTCCAACTAATTATGAAACTAATTCTAAATATATCTATCAAACTTATAAAAACTCAAAGATGCCTAAACCATATTCATATAATTTATTAAAACCTCGTGATAAAAAATCTGCAAAAGAAGTTTTGGAAACGATGGAGAAAGCCGGAAAATAGTATCTGGCTTTTTTTAAACTATGAAAAATAAAATATTTGAATCTAAAGTAGTTGATTATACTCATGATGGCAAAGGAATAATAAAATATGATGGTTATCCTTTATTTGTTAAAGGAACTATTATTGGTGAAATGGTTGAGACAAAGATTGTTAAGTGGAAAAAGAAGTATGGTTTTGGTAGAGCTTTATCAATAAAAGAGAAGAGTTTAGAAAGAGTAGTACCTTTATGTTTGGATTATAAACTTTGTGGTGGTTGTCAAATTCAGCATATGTCTTATAATGAACAAATTAGTTTTAAAAAGAAAAAAATAACTAATGCGTTTGCTAAACAAAAAATTAATTTTGATTATATTAATATTATTGAAAATGAGAATCAATTTAATTATCGTAATAAATTATCTATTCCTTTAGGTGTTGCTGATGAAATTTATGCTGGGCTGTATCAGGAAAATAGTAATAATATTATCAAGATAAATGATTGTTTAATTCAAAGTGAATCAATAAACAGTGCTTTAAAAGATATTGTTAAATTATTAAATGAATATCAGATTAGTATTTATGATAAAAGTAATAATAAGGGTTATTTAAGACAACTTGTTATTAGAGAAGCTATATCTAGTGGTGATTTATTGATTGGTTTTGTGATAAATAGTAAAAAATATAATGGTGAGTTAGACAATGTTATTGAAAAAATGAAATGTATTAGTAATATAAAAAGTATTGTTGTAAATTTTAATTGCGAAAAAAATAATGTTATTTTAGGTAAAAAAAGTCAAGTTGTTTATGGTGATGGCTATATAATTGATAATGTTAATGGTAAGTCTTTTAGAATATCACTTACTTCTTTTTATCAAGTTAATACTATTCAAATGAACAATTTATATAACAAAGCTATAGAAATGGCACAATTGAATTGTAATGATATTGTCTTTGATGCTTATTGTGGTGTTGGAACAATTAGTATTTATTTAGCTAGTAATGTCAAAAAGGTTGTTGGTGTTGATATTGTTGAATCTTCAATTAGAGATGCTAATATAAATATGGAATTAAATAAAATTAGTAATATTGAGTTTATTTGTAATGATGTTGGTGTTTTTATGAAAAAACAAACTAATAATTTTGATTGTGTATTTCTTGATCCACCTAGAAAGGGTTGTTCACAAGAATTTTTAGAAGATTTAATTAATATTAATCCAAATAAAGTTGTATATATTTCGTGTGATGTTGCAACTCAGGCTAGGGATATTAGATATCTAATTGATAATGGATATAGTATTAGTGAACAGTGTGCTGTTGATATGTTTTCTCAAACACATCATGTTGAAAATATTATTTTATTGACTAAAGTACATTGTAAATAGTTTTAAAATCAATATATATAATACAGGAGTGTGAAAATAATGGAAGATTTAAAAAAATTAATTAATATAGGACCTGAAATAGCAAAGCAACTCAATGAAGTAGGAATTAAAAGTGAAAAACAATTAAAGGAAGTTGGCTCTAAAAAGGCATGGCTGAAAATACAAGAAATTGATGAATCTGCATGCTATAATCGCTTATTAGGTTTAGAAGGGGCAATTCAAAATGTAAAGAAAGTTTTTTTGAGTGATGAAGTAAAAACAGATTTGAAGGATTTTTATAATAATCATAAAAAATAATTTATTTTGAAAGAAGTTGTTTGTAATGAATGAAACAGCATTAATTACTGGTGCTTCTAATGGTATCGGTTATGAATTATCTTTAATTATGGCAAGTGAAAACTATAATTTAGTTCTTGTTGCAAGAAGTGAGGATAAGTTAAATGAATTAAAGAAACTATTGGAAAATAATTATAATATTAAAGTAAAAGTTATAGCAAAAGATTTATCTAATCAAAATGCTCCCTTAGAAATTTATGAGCAGTTAAAAGAGGATAATTGTAAAATTGATATTCTTGTTAATAATGCCGGTTTTGGAGATCATGGTGCTTTTTATAATACAGATTGGAATAAGCAAAATGAAATGATTAATCTTAATATTTTGAGTCTAACTTATTTAACAAGATTATTATTACCAAGTATGATTGAAAGAAAAAGTGGCAAAATTTTAAACTTAGCTTCAATTGCATCTTTTCAACCAGGTCCATATATGTCAGTTTATTATGCTAGCAAATCGTATGTGCTATCGTTTAGTGAAGCCTTAGCATGTGAATTAGCTAATAGTGAAGTTAGTGTTAGTGCAGTTTGTCCTGGACCAACAAAAACTAATTTTGCTGATGCTGCTGGAGAAGGCACAAAAAAATTATTTTCATTAATGAAAAATGATACTGCAAAAGATGTTGCTAGATTTAGTTATAATAGTATGATGAAAAATAAAGTTGTTGCAGTATATGGTATGAAAAATAAGATGCTTATTTTTTGTGAAAGGTTTTTACCAAGAAAACTCATTAGAAATATTGTAGCAAGGTTACAAAAATAAAAGGACATTATTATAAGTATATAAGTGACTTTTTCATTCGTATATAATATAAATTTTACGAAAGAAAAAGTTTTTTGATAGAGTGATAAAAAATTATTACTAGCTAAAATTGTTTTACGACAATTAATATTTAAAGACAAAATTAAGCATAAAAAATCGGGTAAAATAATCTACGAAATAGTAAAATTATGATATCAGTAAGGGGGATGTAAAATGAAATGGATTGATGCAATAAGTGAAGCAGTAACGTTTATTGAAGAAAATATTACAGAAGATATTAATGTAGAAAAAATTGCGAATCATATCAATATTTCACCATTTTATTTTCAGAAAGGTTTTACAATGTTATGTGGATTTACAATAAATGAGTATATTAGAAATAGACGTTTAGCTTTAGCTGGTGATGAACTTATTTCAAGTGATATTAAAATTATTGAACTTGCTTTAAAATATGGTTATGAATCACCAGATAGCTTTACTAAATCATTCACACGTTTTCATAAAAGCACACCTTCTGCTGTAAGAAAGAATGGTGCAACAATTAAATCATTTGTACCACTTTCAATAAAATTTACTTTAAATGGAGGTTTTAGTATGGATTACAAAATTATTGAAAAGAAAGAGTTTAAGGTTATTGGATTAGAGAAAACATTTAAGTATGATGATGCAATGAGTGTAGTTCCGCAATTTTGGCAAGAATTTTATGAAAAAGGGTATAATAATAAAATAACATCTATGTATGGAATTAATACTGATGAGACAATGCAGGGAAATGAGTTTTCTTATATGATTGCTGATGAATATAATGAGCAAATTGAGTTAGATGATAATTTAACTATTAAAACAATTCCTAGTTTTACTTGGGCCATATTTAGTTGTAAAGGTCCAATGCCATTTAAGTTACAAGAGACAAATAGAAAAATTTTCTCTGAATGGTTACCAAATGCTAAAGATTATGAAATTGCAGCTGGTTATTGTATAGAAATGTATAGCGATCCAGCTAATTTTAAAGATGGTACTAATGATGAAGAGTATTATAGTGAAATTTGGATTCCTATCATTAAAAAATAATTTTTTATATCTTCACTATGTTTAGTGAGGATATTTTTTATTTTAGTGCTATTGTGATATAATAATTAAGTTAAATAAAAAAAAGGAATAGGTGTAGGTTGATGAAAAATATTGAGATTGAGATAAAAAAATTGGGTATAAATGGTGAGGGAATAGGATACTATAATAATACTGTTGTATTTATTCCAAATGCATTACCTAATGAATTAGTAATTGTTGATGAATTAATTAAAAATAAAGGTTACTATACAGCAAATGTTAAAAAAATTGTAAAAAAGAGTAAGGATAGGGTTAAACCAAAATGTCCAATTTATGAAAAATGCCAAGTTTGTAGCATTATGCCTTTAAAATATGATGAACAAATACAAGCAAAAAAACAATATTTATTTGATAGTATAAATAAATATGCGAAAACAAAGATAAAGATAGATAATGTAGTTAAAGCAAAGGAACAATTTAATTATCGTAATAGTATTAAATTACCTTTATTTAACTTTCAAGATAAATTAGCTATTGGTATTCATTTTAGAGATACTAATCATTATGTTCAATTAAAAGATTGCCTTGTTCAAGATAAAAAAATTAATAAGACTGTTAATAATGTTTTAAGTATTTTAGATAAATATCGCTATCGTGCATATGATCGTAAAACAAAATTGGGCATAAGATTTTTGTTAGTTAGAGCGTTTGCTGATGAAGTTATGATTACATTTGTCGTTGGTAAAAACACTAAAATTGTTGATGAAGCAATTGAAGAAATTATGAGTATTGATGAAGTTAAATCAATTAATCAAACAACTAATACTAAATCAAGTAATGAAATTATAGTTGAACCAATTAAAAATATCGAAGGAAAGAAAAGCATAAATGTTCCTTTTAATGGTTTTGATTTTAAATTATCACCTGAATCATTTATTCAATTAAATATAGATCAAGCTATTAATCTATATGATATTATTAAGGAATATTTAGGAGATAAGAATAAATTAATTCTTGATTTATACTGTGGAGTTGGTTCTATTGCTTGTTATGTAAATGAATGTTCTGATAGTATAATTGGAATTGAGATAAATCGTATGGCAATTAATAATGCTAAAGAAAATGCTAAAAAGCATCGTTTAGATAATATTAAATTTGTTTGCGGTGATGTTGAAGAAAAAATAAAAACATATGCAAAAAATAAAGATGTAGATGCTATAATAGTTGACCCACCTCGTGTTGGTCTATCTGATTATACAATAGAATCAATTATTAAATCTAAAACTAAAAAACTTATTTATGTTAGTTGTAATCCATCATCGCTTGGTAAGGATTTAAGTGTTTTACTAGATTATTACGAAATAAAAAGTGTTTCTTTAGTTGATATGTTTCCTAATACTATGCACGTTGAGGCGGTGGTATTGATGTCAAGGTTAGAGAAGTAAGCGTGTAATAATATAAGCAAATAAAGGCTTTCCGTGATTTGAGGTCTGGTAATAAGCCGGAAGGATAATCACGGATTTTTGCTTTAAGGGAAGTTATCCAAGATTGGTGAATTTGAAAAGTCATCGGTCAATACGGTTATTGAGTTGGTGAGTTGATAAGATGGTTAGCAAAATAATGGTGAGTTGACAAGATGGCTATTGTAGCAAGCTTTATAGGTACTAAGTGTATACCAAACAAAACTAATAAATTTTATCTAAAAGATCATTGCTAATTGTAGCGCAGTGCGCTATAATTATAGAAAGTGTAAACGAGGTGACTATGATGATTGATATTAAGAACAAAACACTTTCTGGTTTTAAGTTTATTGATTTATTTGCTGGGCTAGGTGGATTCAGGATTGCATTAGAATCATTGGGAGCTGAATGTGTATATTCGAATGAATGGGACAAAGCGGTTCAAGAAGTCTATGCTGAAAATTTTGGGGATACTCCAGAAGGCGATATTACGCTTGTGGATGAAAGTACAATTCCCGATCACGATATACTATGTGCAGGATTTCCATGTCAGGCATTTTCAATTAGTGGAAAACAGAAAGGGTTCGAAGATAGTAGAGGAACTTTATTTTTTGATGTAGCTCGTATTGTTAAAGAAAAAAACCCCAAAATTGTATTTATGGAAAATGTAAAGAATTTTGCAACGCACGATAATGGACGAACTCTAGAAGTTGTAAAATCTACAATGGAAGAGCTTGGGTACCAGTTTAATCAGACGGTATTAAATGCAACCGATTTCGGCATACCACAAAAAAGAGAACGTATTTATATGGTTTGTTTTAGAAACGACCTTGGTTCAATAGATTTTTCTTATCCAAAACCATTTAAATTAACAAAGCATGTAAAGGATTTTTTACTAGAAGATGAAAGTCTAGTAGAAGAATTGTATGTTGAAAGACCAGATACATATTTCAACGGTGTTCTGGATGATAAATATAGTAACAAACCTATCAGGCTAGGGATTGTTAATAAAGGTGGCCAAGGCGAACGTATTTATAGTACAAAGGGTATAGCAATAACCCTTTCTGCTAATGGCGGAGGTATTTTTGCTAAAACAGGAGGGTATTTAATCAACGGTAAAACGAGAAAGTTGCATCCTCGTGAATGTGCAAGACTTATGGGATACCCAGATAGTTATAAAATTTGTAAAAGCACAAACCAAGCATATAAACAATTTGGAAACTCTGTTGTGATTGATGTTTTACAGTTAATTGGTCAAGAAATAGGCAATGCAATTAAAGGAGTCAACAATGAACGAATTAGAATTCAGGCAATGGCTATTTAATAATGATGTACCTAAAAAAGTACAGAGTGATATTGTATCGAGACTAAAACGCTTAGAGCGGATTAATGGATACTTTGATCTAGATGCAGAGTATAAAAAGGATAAATGTAGTTTTCTTTTTTCACTGTTTAAAAATAAAGGTATAAACGATAATATGAAGAAAATCGGAGAAAATGATCTGCCCATTGGTAAATATCAATTAAGCACCTATAAATATGCACTTACACAATATGTTAAGTATTTACAAGATAAAAACGGCAGGTAGATTTATACCTGCCGTTTTTATCTTTAGAACTCACCTTCAAAAATTTTTAAGTCTGATGGGTCTTGTTCCTTTTTTAATGTAATTGAAAATATCACATTCATATTGTAGGTATTTGATAATTGACGAACTTCATAAAGGTCTTCACCTTTTGGAGCTAAGTAGTATTCATAATTACCCTTTATAAAGCGCACTTTATCTAAAGAACTGTTCCCCGTAACAAAAAGTTTTTTATCCTTGGCAACAGCGGTATTTATTTCATATTCTGATTGTAATTCGGCAACAACCATAGGTTGATATTTTTTAGAAGGTTCTGAAGAACCGCTGCGTTTTATTCTATAAGTTGCCGTTATATCAAAATAAAATCCAAATTGGGAGGTTGGGAATATAATATAATTAGTATCTTTAGTGATAAAGTATTTAACTCCTTTGGATTTGAAATAATTGACAATCCATTGTCCGAATATATTTTTATTGATATCTAGATTTCGTCCAGCTGTACCAGCGTTATTAAAGCGGTCAAAATCATTATTCATATGCTCTGTAATTATTTCAGTGAATTCATTTTTTACTGTTTTGTTTCGTGGTGAGAAGATGAATTTCTTACTAGAATTATCAGGTATAAGAACAAACTGACCAGATTGAGCTTGAGGTAATTTTACTTCAATGTAGAAAGCTTTACTGTCATTTGTTTTAACCAAAATATCAGGTATGGTAGAATTAGCTCCTCCTTGATGCACAAA is part of the Bacilli bacterium PM5-9 genome and harbors:
- a CDS encoding NADPH-dependent 2,4-dienoyl-CoA reductase/sulfur reductase-like enzyme/rhodanese-related sulfurtransferase (product_source=COG0446/COG0607; cath_funfam=3.30.390.30,3.40.250.10,3.50.50.60; cog=COG0446,COG0607; pfam=PF00581,PF02852,PF07992; smart=SM00450; superfamily=51905,52821,55424), whose protein sequence is MKKTIVVIGGVALGASSAARLRRLSEESNIILLEKDEHISFANCGLPYHIGDIITDRDLLLIQTKESMKERYNIDVRNYTEAIKIDRDKKVVIVDDKVNNQEYSIEYDKLIIASGAKPIIPNIVGINDASNVFSLRNISDMDKIKEYIKVNKVKTASIVGAGFIGLEMAENLTHLGVKATVLDLASQVMKQFDCDIADCIENKMSENGVLFKLETSIKEFKNNGKQLLLTNNETIDSDITIMAIGVKPEIKLAQDAGLEIGSTGGIKVNDYLQTSDPDIFAGGDAVEIKNIITNNPTYLPLAGPANRQGRLIADFINDIKTPYDGVIGSAVIKIFDYVAATTGLNETIAKNAGYNAKSIHVHRGNHASYYPNSTPLLLKLVFDEDTRKVLGAQAFGKDGTEKRIDVIATTIKFNGSVDDLASLELCYAPPFSSPKDPVNIAGYVASNVLNKLYIPFYVNEIDSLIEKGVQMIDVRSDEEYSISKLKNIKHLPIDELRNKINEIDFSKDIYLLCYVGQRGYLAARILKELGFKKKIYNLSGGYKLYEDTLKTR
- a CDS encoding Na+/H+ antiporter (product_source=TIGR00831; cog=COG0025; ko=KO:K24163; pfam=PF00999; superfamily=55729; tigrfam=TIGR00831; transmembrane_helix_parts=Inside_1_1,TMhelix_2_24,Outside_25_28,TMhelix_29_51,Inside_52_83,TMhelix_84_106,Outside_107_155,TMhelix_156_178,Inside_179_182,TMhelix_183_200,Outside_201_227,TMhelix_228_250,Inside_251_279,TMhelix_280_297,Outside_298_306,TMhelix_307_329,Inside_330_349,TMhelix_350_372,Outside_373_381,TMhelix_382_404,Inside_405_683), whose translation is MNLTLIMIVIVVGILASIYINHFFPYFSLPLIQIFLGFIIGISAIGGNISIDSDLIMILVIVPLLYYESKNANTKKYYEQRTDIFWYAFPIVLITVVFLGFYFNYTVPILPIASCFALAAALSPTDAVTVTSLSKRVVLSEKNKILLEAEGLMNDASGITAFQLASLALVSGTFSFSLTIQKLLYIAIGGVIFGFIISWIKNRLVNFLRKHGIDDINFYLIIDFILPFITYLVASYFNTSGVLAVVVVGLLEAIKLNSNSLFEAKLDSVSKTTWDVIETILSSLVFIYLGLQLPSIFNQATMMYGNVFELIGIIILSTIVLFLLRFVLLVGYRLIKTKFKEKINLKEQLILTISGVKGTVTLATISSLPYVLGNNEVFSERYLLIFIAAGVIVCSIICAVVFLPMLLEQKEEEKDNDLDVLIAKEVIAQLKLEKNKTNTKEINAVIKTYQDRIRRVARDNNTLTFKQQKRIDKNILHITLDIEYDESDRLLKNGEITQEEHDNYHKMLSIFLRRSKKAGSYRLSPRHIYFRLIVPRRRRNKINEIQSLENFEQQKTIMKEIFIHNRMLVIEKIKNMETEENKEYIKFKVKEEEKLIDIFDNTERVAPSLVNINPNYTNEMEKAFQFERNIIQKHFENGDIDREKTVELKQNVNVLEEYYLMDTDSNLSYYFLRSFMQKTVNNQ
- a CDS encoding multimeric flavodoxin WrbA (product_source=COG0655; cog=COG0655; pfam=PF03358; superfamily=52218), which codes for MKNILILNSSPRKNSNSNELASEFARGALENGNVVKYFDCSTKNIKPCIACEKCWHNGKPCVFDDDSTLLQDYLFDADVLVFVTPVYWYSYSAQLKLAIDKFYPFVKDNSPAKLKVKECYLISCCHDDNKDTFLGLVNTFNETNKYMNWQSKDMLLINNLSKENDAKNHPSLKDAYNMGKRV